Proteins from a genomic interval of Colletotrichum higginsianum IMI 349063 chromosome 6, whole genome shotgun sequence:
- a CDS encoding Yippee family protein: MAPNIIVSRPTFPTYILPSFNIPFRRSTATSLPPSAPASDSAPTPAASQVPSLSSSPTSSTTDETATPPNSPPPPSYHDAITTTATDIRLATTKSATVGGDGGLYLARTQPDTLRCSTCSCDVAFSSQIVSKGFTGRYGRAYLVAPTPPPPAPISGGAPTPKAGGNTGAAGPGSLANVRIGRCENRQLVTGWHVVADITCVLCSAKLGWKYVDAKELSQKYKVGKFILEVERVVPFRSWEDVPSPGGRGCVPGDDGKEEGESEGEIDGVRDDEDDEGAEDGERREGGDADAASGAAKSGESGSEDIEIVFDSEDEDELEDLFAGTWDPEVVAKRRGRRETATRKK, translated from the coding sequence ATGGCGCCCAACATCATCGTCTCGCGACCCACATTCCCGACCTACATCCTCCCGAGCTTCAACATCCCCTTCCGCCGCTCAACCGCGACCTCGCTACCCCCGTCCGCCCCCGCCTCGGACTCCGCCCCGACCCCGGCCGCGAGCCAGGTTccctccttgagctcctcgccgacctcgtccacGACTGATGAGACCGCGACTCCACCAAACAGccccccgccgccatcgtACCACGATGCCATAACAACGACCGCAACCGACATCCGTCTTGCAACAACGAAATCCGCAAcagtcggcggcgacggcggtctcTACCTTGCACGCACCCAGCCAGACACCCTCCGctgctcgacctgctccTGCGACGTCGCCTTCTCTTCCCAGATCGTCAGCAAGGGCTTCACAGGCCGCTACGGCCGCGCCTACCTCGTCGCGCCCACGCCACCCCCGCCGGCCCCGATCTCGGGCGGCGCCCCCACCCCGAAGGCGGGCGGCaacaccggcgccgccggccccgggTCCCTCGCCAACGTCCGCATCGGCCGCTGCGAGAACCGCCAGCTCGTCACGGGCTggcacgtcgtcgccgacatcaccTGCGTCCTCTGCAGCGCCAAACTCGGCTGGAAGtacgtcgacgccaaggagcTCAGCCAGAAGTACAAGGTCGGCAAGTTcatcctcgaggtcgagcgcGTCGTGCCCTTCCGCAGCTGGGAGGACGTCCCCTCGCCGGGCGGCCGCGGTTGTGTTCCGGGGGACGatgggaaggaggagggggagtCCGAGGGGGAGATCGACGGGGTGagagatgacgaggacgacgagggcgccgaagacggTGAAAGACGAGAGGGCGgtgatgccgacgccgcgagTGGTGCTGCCAAGAGCGGCGAGTCGGGGAGCGAGGATATCGAGATTGTGTTTGATtctgaggacgaggatgagctCGAGGACTTATTCGCCGGGACCTGGGACCCAGAGGTTGTGGCCAAgagacgaggccgccgggaAACGGCGACGCGGaagaagtag
- a CDS encoding Peptidase family M20/M25/M40 → MPRTSLFRGLARPQTTGKFALTSPKPLPCWQSISHSRRHYLSPAVQAHQARKMAPQLDGYFKQVDADADHFIERLRKAVAIPSISAEVERRPDVVKMGEWLAAELKALGASVELRPLGEQPDKPGLQLPPVVLGRYGSDKNKRTILVYGHYDVQPAEKSDGWATEPFELSVDDKGRMFGRGATDDKGPVLGWLNAIEAHQKAGIDFPVNLLMCFEGMEEYGSEGLDDLINAEAKKYFADADAVCISDNYWLGTEKPCLTYGLRGCNYYSVEISGPGADLHSGVFGGTAQEPMTDLVRVLGSLVDTNGKIQIPGINDQVAPVTKEEENLYEGIAFTMDNLHESLGSKTTIFEDKKPTLMARWRYPSLSLHGIEGAFSAPGAKTVIPAKVTGKFSIRTVPNMEIDATNEVVYKYVNEQFAKLKSKNTLKVWAQHTGKWWVASPKHWNFSAAAKATERVWGVEPDFTREGGSIPVTLTFEQATGKNVLLLPMGSSTDGAHSINEKLDKRNYIEGIKLLGAYLHYVAEEPIE, encoded by the exons ATGCCCCGCACCTCATTGTTCAGAGGTCTTGCCCGCCCTCAGACGACTGGAAAGTTTGCTCTTACATCCCCAAAACCCCTCCCGTGTTGGCAGTCGATATCCCATTCCCGCCGTCACTACCTCTCTCCAGCAGTACAAGCACACCAAGCTCGCAAGATGGCTCCCCAACTTGACGGCTACTTCAAGcaggtcgatgccgacgccgaccacTTCATCGAGCGCCTCCGCAAGGCTGTTGCGATCCCCTCCATTTCTGCCGAAGTCGAGCGCCGCCCCGATGTCGTCAAGATGGGCGAATGGCTCGCTGCCGAGCTGaaggccctcggcgcctcTGTCGAGCTTCGACCTCTCGGCGAGCAGCCCGACAAGCCCGGCCTGCAGCTGCCCCCCGTCGTTCTTGGAAGATACGGAAGCGACAAGAACAAGCGTACCATCCTGGTCTACGGCCACTACGATGTTCAGCCCGCCGAGAAGAGCGACGGCTGGGCGACGGAGCCTTTTGAGCTGTCCGTCGATGACAAGGGCAGGATGTTCGGTCGTGGTGCCACCGACGACAAGGGTCCTGTGCTTGGCTGGTTGAACGCCATCGAGGCTCACCAGAAGGCCGGTATCGATTTCCCCGTCAACCTCCTCATGTGCTTTGAGGGCATGGAGGAGTACGGCTCTGAGGGTCTTGACGACCTTATcaacgccgaggccaagaagtactttgccgacgccgacgccgtctgcATTTCTGACAACTACTGGCTCGGAACCGAGAAGCCCTGCCTGACCTACGGTCTCCGTGGCTGCAACTACTACTCCGTCGAGATCTCTGGTCCCGGCGCTGACCTGCACAGCGGTGTCTTCGGCGGTACTGCCCAGGAGCCAATGACCGACTTGGTTCGTGTCCTTGGCTCCCTGGTCGACACGAACGGCAAGATTCAGATTCCTGGCATCAACGACCAGGTTGCTCCTGTGAccaaggaggaagagaaccTGTACGAGGGCATTGCCTTCACCATGGACAATCTCCACGAGTCCCTTGGCAGCAAGACCACCATCTTTGAGGACAAGAAGCCCACACTCATGGCCAGATGGCGCTAcccgtctctctccctccacGGTATCGAGGGTGCCTTCTCCGCCCCCGGCGCGAAGACTGTCATTCCCGCCAAGGTGACTGGCAAGTTCTCCATCCGCACCGTGCCGAACATGGAGATCGACGCCACCAATGAGGTCGTCTACAAGTACGTCAATGAGCAATTCGCGAAGCTCAAGAGCAAAAACACCCTGAAGGTCTGGGCTCAGCACACTGGCAAGTGGTGGGTTGCGTCGCCCAAGCACTGGaacttctccgccgccgccaaggccacCGAGCGGGTCTGGGGCGTGGAGCCTGACTTCACTCGCGAGGGTGGAAG CATTCCCGTCACCCTGACTTTTGAGCAGGCCACTGGCAAGAATGTTCTCCTCCTGCCCATGGGTAGCTCCACTGACGGCGCCCACTCTATCAACGAGAAGCTGGACAAGCGCAACTACATCGAGGGCATcaagctcctcggcgcctaCCTGCACTACGTTGCTGAGGAGCCCATTGAATAA
- a CDS encoding Retinoblastoma-binding protein, giving the protein MASSVFFKFKSQKEPTRVEFDGTGISVFELKRDIILKSGLGDGTDFDLAIYSEDGSEEYDDDTTIIPRSTTVVARRLPAAKPGAGRGARYVSGKMPVAAKNSSRKEQTTKTATAKATSNAISQMNSAMTEEEKMAAMFQAQTESWSAQQEEMSHHTPVFKPGSKKPANVPDHDPPNGYICYRCGEKGHWIQLCPTNDDPEFDNRPRVKRTTGIPRSFLRTVDKSVALAQSGDDETKRPSGIMVNAEGEFVIAEPDKASWEQFQAKAKSSASAAKAIAMGDKELQEKGLECPIDKKMFIEPMKTPCCQKTYCNDCITNALIESDFICPNCSTEGVLIDDLKVDEEAADKIKAFLKEKTEAKSPAAASPAAATSSPKGKTEEGKTESATGTAKSPTPQKSPSVVAAAPTSTTTNDGTPKSASATPANAPTGPAERASSVESNSKKRPADELMENPKIPKAPKAMQKQQEQQAMMNGMNGMNGMPMNPMMGFGGMPMMNGFMGMSGMPNMPNMPNMGNMNMGMPMMGMMNPMMGMPGFNPMNGGGFPDMGNNMYGNNNFNPNMNGGMNGGMNGGMNGGMHGGMNGGMNGMNGGMNGGGMGGYNQQRHNFTQPSNDEDAYFRRPVNPHRHQNRQKRVRPSDYREL; this is encoded by the exons ATGGCGtcctccgtcttcttcaaGTTCAAGTCGCAGAAGGAGCCGACACGGGTTGAGTTCGACGGCACCGGTATTTCCGTCTTCGAATTAAAGCGCGATATCATCTTGAAGAGTGGTCTGGGCGATGGCACTGATTTCGACCTCGCCATTTACTCCGAGGATGGCAGTGAAG AATACGATGATGATACCACTATTATCCCCCGATCGACGACGGTCGTCGCTCGTCGTCTCCCAGCCGCCAAACCCGGCGCAGGCCGCGGTGCTCGATACGTCTCTGGGAAGATGCCCGTCGCTGCAAAGAACTCGTCTCGCAAGGAGCAAACCACAAAGACAGCTACAGCCAAGGCGACATCCAACGCCATCAGCCAGATGAACAGTGCCATgacggaagaggagaagatggcTGCTATGTTCCAGGCGCAGACCGAATCGTGGTCGGCTCAGCAGGAGGAGATGTCACA TCACACCCCGGTGTTCAAACCAGGTTCCAAGAAACCAGCCAACGTGCCTGATCATGACCCGCCCAACGGTTACATTTGTTACCGCTGCGGGGAGAAGGGACATTGGATCCAGCTGTGCCCAACAAATGATGATCCGGAATTTGACAACCGTCCGCGCGTGAAGCGCACGACTGGCATTCCGAGATCGTTCTTGCGGACGGTCGACAAGTCGGTCGCCCTTGCCCAGAgtggcgatgatgagacCAAGAGACCTTCAGGCATTATGGTCAATGCTGAGGGAGAGTTTGTGATCGCCGAGCCTGACAAGGCATCGTGGGAACAGTtccaggccaaggccaagtcCTCAGCCTCCGCTGCCAAGGCAATCGCTATGGGAGACAAGGAGCTGCAGGAGAAGGGGCTCGAGTGCCCCATCGACAAGAAGATGTTCATAGAACCAATGAAGACCCCGTGCTGCCAGAAGACGTATTGCAATGATTGCATAACCAATGCTCTCATCGAATCGGACTTCATCTGCCCCAACTGCTCTACGGAAGGTGTCCTGATCGACGATCTGAAGGTTGATGAGGAGGCTGCCGACAAGATCAAGGCGTTCCTCAAAGAGAAGACGGAAGCAAAGAGCCCGGCCGCAGCCtcgccggcagcagcaacctcGTCCCCGAAGGGCAAGACGGAGGAGGGCAAGACAGAATCGGCGACCGGAACCGCAAAGTCGCCGACGCCTCAAAAATCGCCCTCagtcgttgccgccgctccCACATCTACTACAACAAACGATGGTACACCGAAGTCGGCATCGGCCACACCGGCGAACGCACCGACCGGCCCTGCCGAACGTGCCTCGTCCGTCGAATCCAACTCAAAGAAGCGCCCAGCCGATGAGCTGATGGAGAACCCGAAGATCCCCAAGGCCCCGAAGGCCATGCAGAAGCAACAAGAACAGCAGGCTATGATGAATGGCATGAACGGTATGAATGGTATGCCCATGAACCCGATGATGGGCTTCGGTGGCATGCCCATGATGAACGGATTCATGGGGATGTCCGGCATGCCTAACATGCCCAACATGCCGAACATGGGTAACATGAACATGGGAATGCCGATGATGGGTATGATGAACCCCATGATGGGCATGCCGGGCTTCAACCCCATGAACGGTGGCGGTTTCCCTGACATGGGCAACAACATGTACGGCAACAACAACTTCAACCCCAACATGAACGGTGGCATGAATGGTGGCATGAATGGTGGCATGAATGGTGGTATGCATGGGGGCATGAACGGGGGAATGAATGGTATGAACGGCGGCatgaacggcggcggcatgggtGGCTACAACCAACAACGTCACAACTTCACGCAGCCGAGCAATGATGAAGACGCGTACTTCCGGAGACCCGTCAACCCTCATCGCCATCAGAACCGTCAGAAACGCGTTCGACCCAGCGATTACCGGGAACTGTGA
- a CDS encoding ATPase GET3 has protein sequence MAAIIDADDVMEPTLQSILDQKSLRWIFVGGKGGVGKTTTSCSLAIQLAKARRSVLLISTDPAHNLSDAFNQKFGKEARLIDGFTNLSAMEIDPNGSMQDLLAGQADEVDAMSGGLGGMMQDLAFAIPGIDEAMSFAEVLKQVKSMSYETIIFDTAPTGHTLRFLSFPSVLEKALAKVSQLSSQYGPLLNGFLGSGGQLPNGQNLNEMMEKLETLRETISEVNTQFKDENLTTFVCVCIPEFLSLYETERMIQELANYGIDTHSIVVNQLLFPKKGSNCDQCTARRRMQKKYLEQIEELYDEFNVVKMPLLVEEVRGKEKLEKFSEMLTTPYAPPEMDA, from the exons ATGGCTGCCATtatcgacgccgacgacgtgaTGGAGCCCACCCTCCAGTCCATCCTCGACCAGAAGTCACTGCGCTGGatcttcgtcggcggcaagggcggtGTTGGCAAGACCACGACCTCGTGCTCCCTCGCCATCCAGCTCGCCAAGGCCCGCAGGTCggtcctcctcatctccaCCGACCCGGCACACAACTTGTCCGATGCCTTCAACCAGAAGTTCGGCAAGGAGGCCCGCCTCATCGACGGCTTCACCAACCTCAGCGCCATGGAGATCGACCCCAACGGCAGCATGCAGGACCTGCTCGCCGGtcaggccgacgaggtggaTGCCATGAgcggcggtctcggcggcATGATGCAGGACCTCGCCTTTGCC ATCCCCGGTATTGACGAAGCTATGTCCTTCGCCGAGGTTCTCAAGCAGGTCAAGTCTATGTCCTACGAAACAATCATCTTCGACACCGCCCCGACCGGCCACACCCTccgcttcctctccttccccaGCGTCCTCGAAAAGGCCCTCGCCAAGGTCTCCCAGCTGAGCTCGCAGTACGGGCCCCTCCTCAACGGCTTCCTCGGCTCCGGCGGCCAGCTGCCCAACGGCCAGAACCTCAacgagatgatggagaagctcgagacgCTGCGCGAGACCATCTCCGAGGTCAACACCCAGTTCAAGGACGAGAACCTGACCACCTTCGTCTGCGTCTGCATCCCCGAGTTCCTCTCGCTCTACGAGACGGAGCGCATGATCCAGGAACTCGCCAACTACGGCATCGACACCCACAGCATCGTCGTCAACCAGCTGCTCTTCCCCAAGAAGGGCAGCAACTGCGACCAGTGCACCGCCCGCCGCAGGATGCAGAAGAAGTACCTCGAGCAGATCGAGGAGCTGTACGACGAGTTCAACGTCGTCAAGATGCCCTTgctggtcgaggaggtccgcggcaaggagaagctcgagaagtTCAGCGAGATGCTCACGACCCCGTACGCCCCTCCCGAGATGGACGCATGA
- a CDS encoding pH-response regulator, with amino-acid sequence MAVTGFIHHFGTFLLLAATVLLVVTSISAPVVHNISLLTVKLGDSSAGDEIAFGTFGWCVRGGSADGSDQCSRSRIGYSPADIVAEADAAQYSGWSSDAAEGLTRVMILHPIGAGVSFIAFILSIGAGMFGSLLAALVSGTAFLITVVALICDWVMLAYIRRNVNRDDNGDNGSYAHYDVALWTLLAAAICLLLGTVIVFFTCCSGRMHKRRQQRSKVDHYSPPATHTPYRRRHFWQRRTRY; translated from the exons ATGGCTGTGACCGGCTTCATTCACCACTTTGGTACCTTTTTGCTCCTCGCGGCAACGGTGCTCCTCGTTGTCACCAGCATTTCCGCCCCGGTGGTGCACAACATCTCCCTCTTGACCGTGAAGCTGGGCGACTCTTCGGCCGGCGATGAGATCGCGTTTGGTACCTTTGGATGGTGTGTCCGTGGCGGTTCTGCAGA TGGCTCCGACCAATGCAGCCGCTCTAGAATCGGCTACTCGCCTGCCGACATCgttgccgaggccgatgccgcgCAGTACTCTGGATGGTcctccgacgccgccgagggcctgaCCCGCGTCATGATCCTCCAccccatcggcgccggcgtctccttcatcgccttcatcctctccatcggcgccggcatgtTCGGCTCGCTGCTGGCCGCCCTCGTCTCCGGCACCGCCTTCCTCATCACCGTCGTTGCTCTCATCTGCGACTGGGTCATGCTCGCCTACATCCGCCGTAACGTCAACCGCGACGATAACGGCGACAATGGCAGCTACGCCCACTACGACGTCGCCCTCTGGACCCTCTTGGCCGCTGCCATCTGCCTGCTGCTCGGCACtgtcatcgtcttcttcacctGCTGCAGCGGCCGCATGCACAagcgccgccagcagcggTCCAAGGTCGACCACTACTCACCCCCCGCCACGCACACTCCTTACCGCCGTCGTCACTTCTGGCAGCGCCGCACCCGCTACTGA
- a CDS encoding Phosphotransferase has protein sequence MTARQDSDNLAWDRSDELWDEAVKQVRLSSRCRKIESFAEGMFRKPAKLITPLIIGGFNVLYPIRLEGASDTVLVRLPCPNQAVFPEEKTLAEAATATYIALHTRLPVPKVLHHGIHSDIGPFMVIQDLGSRKTLSQALEAPRQDSNETVVLNPEIPESRLKMLYAKMARCVLQLVQPTFPRIGALVETGPASHCVAGRPITLNMSNMVQLSNIPESVFPPKDTTYQTADEWYAALAEMQMATLIFQHNDMVSSEDDCRNKYVARQLFRRLAKQGRLSSYGFAEDTWSARSKRARATLPMPDGSGAFRLWCDDFRPANVLVDEDDDVLGAIDWEFAYAAPTQFALDPPWWLLLDVPEMWDDGIEEWAQVYGGRLRTWLSALEEAETEMGAGSTLPLSAYMRESWETGRFWLDYAARRSWAFDTVYWKYLDGRFFSEGRESDSPVEERWKTRVHLLSPEERAAMEVMVRAKMEESKERVLVEWDAGEAKQRLSSFLFD, from the coding sequence ATGACAGCCCGACAAGACTCCGACAACCTCGCATGGGACCGGAGCGACGAGCTCTGGGATGAGGCGGTAAAGCAGGTTCGATTGTCATCCCGGTGTCGGAAAATCGAATCATTTGCCGAGGGCATGTTCAGAAAGCCTGCCAAGTTGATCACCCCTTTAATCATCGGCGGCTTCAACGTCTTGTATCCCATCCGGCTCGAGGGCGCTTCCGATACTGTCCTCGTTCGCCTGCCGTGCCCCAACCAGGCCGTGTTCCCTGAGGAAAAGACACTCGCAGAGGCTGCAACAGCAACGTATATCGCTCTGCATACACGACTCCCGGTCCCGAAAGTTTTGCATCATGGTATACACTCGGATATCGGTCCGTTCATGGTCATCCAAGACCTCGGGTCCCGGAAGACCCTGAGCCAGGCTCTGGAGGCTCCTCGCCAGGATTCCAACGAGACGGTCGTCCTCAACCCCGAAATTCCCGAAAGCAGGCTCAAGATGCTCTACGCGAAGATGGCCCGATGCGTGCTGCAGCTCGTACAACCTACCTTTCCGCGCATCGGTGCCCTCGTCGAAACGGGCCCTGCGTCCCACTGCGTCGCGGGACGGCCCATCACTCTGAACATGAGCAACATGGTCCAGCTCTCAAACATACCTGAGTCGGTATTTCCGCCCAAAGATACCACGTACCAGACCGCCGACGAGTGGTAcgcggcgctggccgagatgcAAATGGCGACGCTAATCTTTCAGCACAACGACATGGTATCCTCGGAGGACGACTGCAGGAACAAGTACGTCGCGCGCCAGCTGTTTCGCAGGCTAGCCAAGCAAGGGCGGCTATCGAGTTACGGGTTTGCCGAGGACACCTGGTCCGCCCGCTCCAAGCGCGCTCGCGCAACGTTGCCGATGCCCGACGGCTCGGGCGCCTTCCGCCTGTGGTGCGACGACTTCAGGCCGGCCAacgtccttgtcgacgaggacgacgacgtgctTGGGGCCATTGATTGGGAGTTCGCGTATGCCGCGCCGACGCAGTTCGCCCTGGATCCGCCGTGGtggctcctcctcgacgtgcCCGAGATGTgggacgacggcatcgaggagTGGGCGCAAGTCTACGGGGGCCGTCTGAGGACGTGGCTCTCGGCgttggaggaggcggagacggagatgGGCGCCGGGTCTACTTTGCCCCTTTCGGCGTACATGCGGGAAAGCTGGGAGACTGGCCGTTTCTGGCTCGATTATgccgcgaggaggagctgggcgtTCGATACCGTTTACTGGAAGTACTTGGACGGCCGCTTCTTTAGCGAGGGGCGCGAGAGTGATAGCCCCGTGGAGGAGCGGTGGAAGACGAGGGTGCATCTGCTCAGCCCGGAGGAGCGGGCTGCGATGGAGGTGATGGTGAGGGCCAAGATGGAGGAATCAAAGGAGCGGGTTTTGGTTGAATGGGACGCTGGAGAGGCAAAGCAGCGCCtgtcgtccttcttgttCGACTAA